One genomic region from Amycolatopsis sp. FBCC-B4732 encodes:
- a CDS encoding stage II sporulation protein M, whose translation MDVDVFVAAHAAEWNRLGELTRRGGKLTGAEADELVTLYQRTATHLSIVRSVAPDPALIGRLSELVARGRSAISGSHNPAWREVALFFTRRFPAAVYLSRRWWIPAALVSIAVMAVIAVWVAGDPHVRASISTPDELRELTRPGGEAENYYSTGPAGSFAARVWTNNALVAANSLFLGIALGIPVIGGLWLNSLNAGVIIGAMSAAGRGDVMIGLLLPHGLLELTAVFVAAGTGLKLGWTVIDPGRRSRSAALAEQGRSVVVIALGLACVLLVTGIIEAFVTPSGWPTWLRVGIGVVAEVAFLVYVFTLGRRAAKEGEVGDLDARDAGDLLPESG comes from the coding sequence GTGGATGTGGACGTCTTCGTCGCGGCGCACGCGGCGGAGTGGAACCGGCTCGGCGAGCTGACCCGGCGCGGCGGCAAGCTGACCGGCGCCGAGGCCGACGAGCTGGTGACGCTCTACCAGCGGACGGCGACGCACTTGTCGATCGTCCGGTCGGTCGCGCCCGACCCGGCGCTGATCGGCCGGCTTTCCGAGCTGGTGGCGCGCGGCCGGTCGGCGATCTCGGGGTCGCACAACCCGGCGTGGCGCGAGGTCGCGCTGTTCTTCACGCGCCGCTTCCCGGCCGCGGTGTACCTGTCGCGGCGCTGGTGGATCCCGGCCGCGCTGGTGTCGATCGCGGTGATGGCGGTGATCGCGGTGTGGGTGGCGGGCGATCCCCACGTGCGCGCGTCGATCTCCACGCCGGACGAGCTGCGTGAGCTGACCCGGCCCGGCGGCGAAGCGGAGAACTACTACTCGACGGGCCCGGCGGGCTCGTTCGCGGCGCGCGTCTGGACGAACAACGCGCTGGTGGCGGCGAACTCCCTGTTCCTCGGCATCGCACTCGGCATCCCGGTGATCGGCGGCCTCTGGCTGAATTCCCTGAACGCGGGCGTGATCATCGGCGCGATGAGCGCGGCCGGCCGCGGCGACGTGATGATCGGCCTCCTGCTCCCCCACGGCCTGCTGGAACTGACGGCGGTCTTCGTGGCGGCGGGGACGGGCCTGAAACTCGGCTGGACGGTGATCGACCCGGGCCGCCGTTCCCGCAGCGCGGCACTGGCCGAACAGGGCCGGTCGGTGGTGGTGATCGCGCTCGGACTGGCGTGCGTGCTGCTCGTGACGGGCATCATCGAGGCGTTCGTGACGCCGTCGGGCTGGCCGACGTGGCTCCGGGTGGGGATCGGCGTGGTGGCCGAGGTGGCTTTCCTGGTTTACGTCTTCACGCTCGGGAGACGGGCGGCGAAGGAAGGCGAAGTGGGCGATCTGGATGCCCGGGACGCCGGGGACCTGCTTCCCGAATCAGGGTAG
- a CDS encoding GTP pyrophosphokinase family protein codes for MSDSPDLDPGRLYDSLIKDLEDLKEEALHGLRESDDLREIKIHSITGRVKERGSFLEKIERKKYRDPMGDTEDLVGLRVVCLFTDDLPKLAKIIHDEFDVLDVEDKVSSADVASFGYMSQHYICRLRPEFHGRRYDRIKERKFEIQCRTLLMDAWANVSHHLAYKGESSIPQELRKDFHALSGLLYVADRQFQALLSAARRSQDEAVEIVADALEDGRDRRLDLSAMQAYLDRSFPDRAEVKLSWISEFIEELAEVGIESIHHLQEKVRQGLPAARQEESGEEEGRIYLNRVGIARRSVIHADKTYADRFGHEQDPL; via the coding sequence GTGAGCGATTCTCCTGATCTTGATCCGGGCAGGCTCTACGATTCACTGATCAAGGACCTGGAGGATCTGAAAGAAGAGGCGCTGCACGGTCTGCGCGAATCCGATGACCTGCGGGAAATCAAGATCCATTCGATCACGGGCCGGGTCAAGGAGCGGGGCAGCTTCCTGGAGAAGATCGAGCGCAAGAAGTACCGGGATCCGATGGGCGATACCGAGGACCTGGTGGGCCTGCGGGTGGTCTGCCTCTTCACCGATGACCTGCCCAAGCTCGCGAAGATCATCCACGACGAGTTCGATGTGCTCGATGTGGAGGACAAAGTCAGCAGTGCTGACGTGGCCTCGTTCGGGTACATGTCCCAGCACTACATCTGCAGGCTGCGGCCCGAGTTCCACGGGCGGCGGTACGACCGTATTAAGGAGCGGAAGTTCGAGATACAGTGCCGGACACTTCTGATGGATGCGTGGGCGAACGTGTCTCATCATCTCGCTTACAAGGGTGAAAGCAGTATTCCGCAGGAGTTGCGCAAGGATTTCCATGCCTTGAGCGGACTGCTCTACGTGGCGGACCGCCAGTTTCAGGCTTTGCTGAGTGCGGCCAGGAGGTCGCAGGACGAAGCTGTCGAGATCGTGGCGGATGCGCTCGAGGACGGCCGCGACCGTCGACTCGACCTAAGCGCGATGCAAGCTTACCTGGACAGGAGCTTCCCCGATCGGGCTGAGGTCAAGCTGAGCTGGATTTCCGAATTCATCGAAGAGCTTGCAGAGGTGGGAATCGAGTCGATTCACCACCTGCAGGAAAAGGTGCGGCAAGGATTGCCGGCTGCGCGACAAGAGGAATCAGGCGAGGAAGAAGGGCGGATCTATCTCAATCGGGTGGGGATAGCTCGAAGGTCGGTCATTCACGCCGACAAAACCTACGCTGATCGGTTCGGGCACGAGCAGGATCCTCTGTGA
- a CDS encoding RICIN domain-containing protein — protein MFKLMAVALALASAPVSEGTPLYLADGGGKLSLAVVSGRPVLADAGDAGAAWTYGSQHFTNVSSGQCLTASSPVDGVAVKLAACDAADKHQAWRRVAGLPGLVEIANVATARCLTAESASVGARLYQEVCSLTGIANTWAAGGRTLAILSGNGQRLASKDPGAPFVVRVIGENGQPAADVPVTFFVRAARPKSALVFEGGGETVTVKTGADGSAASPKLTLTEVGEFEARFVGSAGLEDGSSIAFEGSCLC, from the coding sequence ATGTTCAAGCTCATGGCGGTGGCACTGGCACTCGCTTCGGCGCCGGTCTCCGAGGGGACTCCGCTGTACCTCGCCGACGGTGGCGGCAAGCTCTCACTGGCGGTCGTTTCCGGCCGGCCGGTGCTGGCGGACGCGGGGGACGCGGGTGCTGCGTGGACGTACGGTTCGCAGCACTTCACGAATGTCTCAAGTGGACAGTGCTTGACGGCTTCGAGCCCGGTGGACGGGGTCGCGGTGAAGCTGGCCGCGTGCGACGCGGCGGACAAGCACCAGGCGTGGCGGCGGGTCGCGGGACTGCCGGGTCTGGTGGAGATCGCGAACGTGGCGACGGCGCGGTGCTTGACGGCGGAGAGCGCTTCGGTGGGAGCGCGGCTGTACCAGGAAGTCTGTTCGTTGACGGGCATCGCGAACACGTGGGCCGCGGGCGGGCGGACGTTGGCGATCCTGTCGGGGAACGGTCAGCGGCTGGCTTCGAAGGACCCGGGCGCGCCGTTCGTGGTGCGGGTGATCGGCGAGAACGGCCAACCCGCGGCGGACGTGCCGGTGACGTTCTTCGTGCGGGCGGCGCGTCCCAAGAGCGCGTTGGTGTTCGAGGGCGGTGGGGAGACGGTGACGGTGAAGACGGGCGCGGACGGGTCGGCGGCCAGTCCCAAGCTGACGTTGACCGAGGTGGGGGAGTTCGAGGCGCGGTTCGTCGGGTCGGCGGGCCTGGAGGACGGATCGTCGATCGCCTTCGAGGGGTCGTGCCTGTGTTGA
- a CDS encoding DUF58 domain-containing protein, with translation MAVTGRLGLLALFGALVVGLLAPSDAGLLAVGGVLLVLVVVDLVLAGSVRALTFSRSGDTSVRLGEPCEVTLVVANPGGRTVRGALRDAWPPSAGALDRHAVKVPAGERRAFVTALRPTRRGDRTAARVTVRSVGPLGLAARQGSHEVPWTVRVLPPFHSRKHLPSRLARLQQLDGRNAVLIRGQGTEFDSLREYVIGDDVRSIDWRATARAADVMVRTWRPERDRHVVLVLDTGRVSAGRVGDAPRLDAAMDAALLLAALASRAGDRVDLLAYDRRLRAAVQGSSGAALLTSLVNAMAPLEPSLIETDARGMVAEVLQRTRRRALVVLLTGLDAAPLEEGLFPVLSSLTARHELIVASVADPRVAEMLTARGDAEAVYDAAAASRTVAERQRVTERLGRHGVSVVDAVPEELPPALADRYLALKAAGRL, from the coding sequence ATGGCCGTCACCGGGAGGCTCGGGCTGCTGGCGCTCTTCGGCGCGCTGGTGGTCGGGCTGCTGGCGCCGTCGGACGCCGGGCTGCTGGCGGTCGGCGGGGTGCTGCTGGTGCTGGTCGTCGTCGACCTGGTGCTGGCGGGCAGCGTCCGGGCGCTGACGTTTTCGCGCTCCGGCGACACTTCGGTCCGGCTCGGGGAGCCGTGCGAGGTGACGCTGGTGGTCGCCAACCCCGGCGGGCGGACCGTGCGGGGAGCGCTGCGCGACGCGTGGCCACCTTCGGCGGGTGCCTTGGACCGGCACGCGGTGAAGGTGCCGGCGGGGGAGCGGCGGGCTTTCGTGACGGCGTTGCGTCCGACGCGGCGCGGTGACCGGACGGCGGCGCGGGTGACGGTCCGGTCGGTGGGGCCGCTGGGCCTGGCCGCGCGGCAGGGTTCGCACGAGGTGCCGTGGACGGTCCGCGTGCTGCCGCCGTTCCACAGCCGCAAGCACCTGCCGTCGCGGCTGGCGCGGCTGCAGCAGCTCGACGGCCGCAACGCGGTGCTGATCCGGGGCCAGGGCACGGAATTCGACTCGCTGCGCGAGTACGTGATCGGCGACGACGTCCGCTCGATCGACTGGCGGGCGACCGCGCGGGCGGCCGACGTCATGGTCCGGACGTGGCGCCCCGAGCGCGACCGGCACGTGGTGCTGGTGCTCGACACGGGCCGCGTTTCGGCCGGCCGCGTGGGCGACGCACCTCGCCTGGACGCGGCGATGGACGCGGCGTTGCTGCTGGCCGCACTGGCTTCCCGGGCGGGCGACCGCGTCGACCTGCTGGCCTACGACCGCCGGCTGCGGGCCGCGGTGCAGGGCTCGTCGGGGGCGGCGCTGCTGACGTCGCTGGTGAACGCGATGGCGCCGCTGGAGCCGTCGCTGATCGAGACGGACGCGCGCGGGATGGTCGCGGAGGTGCTGCAGCGGACCCGGCGCCGGGCGCTGGTCGTGCTGCTGACCGGCCTCGACGCGGCGCCGCTGGAGGAGGGCCTGTTCCCGGTGCTGAGCTCGCTGACCGCGCGGCACGAGCTGATCGTGGCGTCGGTGGCGGACCCCCGGGTGGCGGAGATGCTGACCGCCCGCGGCGACGCGGAAGCGGTGTACGACGCGGCGGCGGCGTCGCGGACGGTGGCTGAGCGCCAGCGCGTGACCGAGCGGCTGGGGCGGCACGGGGTGAGCGTGGTGGACGCGGTCCCGGAGGAGCTGCCCCCGGCGCTGGCGGACCGCTATCTGGCGCTGAAGGCGGCGGGCCGGCTCTAA
- a CDS encoding MoxR family ATPase yields MTSENATGARDALIALRAEVGKAVVGNDAAVTGLILALLCRGHVLLEGVPGVAKTLLVRALAAALDLETKRVQFTPDLMPGDVTGSIVYDAHSGEFSFREGPVFTNLLLADEINRTPPKTQSSLLEAMEERQVSLDGKTRPLPDPFIVIATQNPVEYEGTYPLPEAQLDRFLLKLTMPAPSREDEIGILWRHAQGFDPRNLAAAGLKAVAGAVELAAAREAVARVTIGPEVIGYVVDLCRATRSLPSVRIGVSPRGATALLAVTRAWAWLAGRDYATPDDVKALARPALRHRLDVRPEAELEGVTADGVLDRVLASVPVPR; encoded by the coding sequence TTGACCAGCGAGAACGCGACCGGGGCCCGTGACGCGCTGATCGCGCTGCGCGCCGAGGTCGGCAAGGCCGTCGTCGGCAACGACGCCGCCGTCACCGGGCTGATCCTGGCCCTGCTGTGCCGGGGGCACGTGCTGCTCGAAGGCGTCCCCGGCGTCGCGAAGACGCTGCTCGTGCGGGCGCTGGCCGCGGCGCTGGACCTGGAGACCAAGCGGGTGCAGTTCACGCCGGACCTGATGCCCGGCGACGTCACCGGCTCGATCGTCTACGACGCCCACAGCGGGGAGTTCTCCTTCCGCGAGGGGCCGGTGTTCACGAACCTGCTGCTCGCCGACGAGATCAACCGGACGCCGCCGAAGACGCAGTCGTCGCTGCTGGAGGCCATGGAGGAGCGGCAGGTCTCGCTCGACGGCAAGACGCGGCCGCTGCCGGACCCGTTCATCGTGATCGCCACGCAGAACCCGGTGGAGTACGAGGGCACCTACCCGCTGCCGGAGGCGCAGCTGGACCGGTTCCTGCTCAAGCTGACCATGCCGGCGCCCTCGCGTGAGGACGAGATCGGCATCCTGTGGCGCCACGCGCAGGGCTTCGACCCGCGCAACCTCGCGGCGGCCGGGCTCAAGGCGGTCGCGGGCGCGGTCGAACTGGCGGCCGCGCGCGAAGCCGTCGCTCGCGTCACCATTGGACCCGAGGTGATCGGGTACGTCGTCGACCTGTGCCGGGCGACGCGGTCGCTGCCGTCGGTGCGCATCGGCGTTTCGCCGCGCGGGGCCACGGCGTTGCTCGCGGTCACCCGGGCCTGGGCGTGGCTGGCGGGACGCGACTACGCGACCCCGGACGACGTCAAGGCGCTCGCGCGGCCCGCGTTGCGGCACCGCTTGGACGTCCGGCCGGAAGCCGAGCTCGAGGGCGTCACCGCGGACGGCGTGCTGGACCGCGTGCTCGCGTCCGTGCCCGTGCCGCGCTGA
- a CDS encoding DUF4350 domain-containing protein: protein MSSTSVSPDVRRIWRGARIPLALVALIFAAGALLLLGRGEQTHGALEPGSYEPGGAHALAKLLRDQGVDVRTAHTMAEADEVAGENATLLVTQPDLVPAKRLDALRERSADVVLVTPGTPTLHDSLPLVRREGDSDVATLSPRCTVAAAVAAGDVTLGGTGYASPGARSCYPGEDGGGTLLQLADAGGTTTLLGSAAPLTNSRLADEGNAALALHLLGTHPRLVWYLPSVSDPGLDDTRKSIFDLIPAGWYYGVAQAGIAVALLALWRARRLGPVVTEPLPIVVRAAETAEGRARLYRRAKAADHAGETLRKAARTRLRTALGLPRDADPAALVASVAERTGRAANDVGAVLYGPPVTGDAGLVRLAGELDRVEREAGRT from the coding sequence ATGAGCAGCACCTCGGTCTCGCCGGATGTGCGCCGGATCTGGCGCGGGGCCCGGATCCCCCTCGCCCTCGTCGCCCTCATCTTCGCCGCCGGCGCGCTGCTCCTGCTCGGCCGCGGGGAGCAGACGCACGGCGCGCTCGAACCCGGCTCCTACGAACCCGGCGGCGCCCACGCGCTCGCGAAGCTCCTGCGCGACCAGGGCGTGGACGTCCGGACCGCGCACACGATGGCCGAAGCGGACGAGGTGGCGGGCGAGAACGCGACGCTGCTCGTCACCCAGCCCGACCTGGTGCCCGCGAAGCGGCTCGACGCGCTGCGGGAGCGCTCCGCCGACGTCGTGCTGGTGACGCCGGGAACGCCGACGCTGCACGACTCGCTGCCGCTGGTGCGCCGGGAAGGCGACAGCGACGTGGCCACGCTGAGCCCGCGGTGCACGGTCGCCGCGGCCGTCGCGGCGGGCGACGTCACCCTCGGCGGCACCGGGTACGCGTCCCCGGGCGCGCGATCCTGCTACCCCGGCGAAGACGGCGGCGGCACGCTGCTGCAGCTCGCCGACGCGGGCGGCACGACGACGCTGCTCGGCTCGGCCGCGCCGCTGACCAACTCGCGGCTCGCCGACGAGGGCAACGCGGCGCTGGCGCTGCACCTGCTCGGGACGCACCCGCGGCTGGTCTGGTACCTGCCGTCGGTTTCGGACCCGGGGCTGGACGACACCCGCAAGTCGATCTTCGACCTGATCCCGGCCGGCTGGTACTACGGCGTCGCGCAGGCGGGCATCGCCGTCGCGCTGCTGGCGCTGTGGCGGGCGCGGCGGCTGGGCCCGGTGGTCACCGAGCCGCTGCCGATCGTCGTCCGCGCGGCCGAAACCGCCGAGGGGCGCGCGCGGCTGTACCGGCGGGCGAAGGCGGCCGACCACGCGGGTGAGACGCTGCGGAAGGCGGCGCGGACCCGGCTGCGGACCGCGCTGGGCCTGCCGCGCGACGCCGACCCGGCGGCGCTGGTGGCCTCGGTGGCCGAGCGCACCGGCCGCGCGGCGAACGACGTCGGGGCGGTGCTCTACGGCCCGCCGGTGACCGGCGACGCCGGGCTGGTCCGGCTGGCGGGCGAACTGGACAGGGTGGAACGAGAGGCAGGGCGAACTTGA
- a CDS encoding DUF4129 domain-containing protein: MVTLFFTDVPVDIDRDSARRAAAEELSDPKYRDAQPGFLEQVGQWLGEQVDKLLRGMSSVVPGGPFGLLLVLVLLIVLVVVVRLRTGKVARTARADRVVFGGQRKNAADYRRSAAEAAAAGRYDDAVRDRFRAVVRALEERALLDTRSGRTADEAAAEAGALLPNVADALRTGARLFDDVHYGGREGTETAYRTLTELDEQCRRERPVAV; this comes from the coding sequence GTGGTGACGCTGTTCTTCACTGACGTCCCGGTCGACATCGACCGGGACTCGGCTCGCCGCGCCGCCGCGGAGGAGCTGTCGGACCCGAAGTACCGCGACGCGCAGCCGGGCTTCCTGGAGCAGGTCGGGCAGTGGCTCGGCGAGCAGGTCGACAAGCTGCTTCGGGGCATGTCGTCGGTCGTCCCGGGCGGGCCCTTCGGGCTGCTGCTGGTCCTCGTGCTGCTGATCGTGCTCGTCGTCGTGGTCCGGCTGCGCACCGGCAAGGTCGCCCGCACCGCCCGCGCCGACCGGGTCGTCTTCGGCGGGCAGCGCAAGAACGCCGCCGACTACCGCCGCTCGGCCGCGGAGGCCGCCGCGGCGGGCCGCTACGACGACGCCGTGCGCGACCGCTTCCGCGCCGTCGTGCGGGCGCTGGAAGAGCGCGCGCTGCTCGACACCCGCTCCGGCCGCACGGCGGACGAGGCCGCCGCCGAGGCCGGTGCCCTGCTGCCCAACGTGGCCGACGCGCTGCGCACGGGCGCACGGCTCTTCGACGACGTCCACTACGGCGGCCGCGAAGGCACCGAAACGGCGTACCGGACGCTGACCGAGCTGGACGAGCAGTGCCGCCGTGAGCGGCCGGTCGCGGTATGA
- a CDS encoding neutral zinc metallopeptidase: MPGAQPDLPWLGQPHTMAAPKRRSPAAVIGVCLGAVAVLVLGLVAIVALNRTETPLANPSFRDAPSSQDSPAPLPPGGAGAPASASTPASETPSPSATGPQKVLKLADHPILQDPNAGLQNRVCTLPAWQSTQEGAEAFFTAASKCLDAAWGPFLEAYHLPFTPPALHFPTGASFETECGTIQVGIATAAYYCENNLYVPFRGLQTDQYGNNPGVYLALFAHEYGHHVQEVAGLMDAAWQKIYEAGQNSPAGLEMSRRKELQAQCFSGMFLGAHVDQGGTISRDMYNKAWNDQETRGDNTSRSHDHGTNAHYAAWWRAGATSNRISDCNTFAAPSSEVS, translated from the coding sequence GTGCCGGGTGCGCAACCGGATCTCCCGTGGCTGGGCCAACCGCACACCATGGCCGCACCGAAGCGCCGCTCGCCGGCGGCGGTGATCGGCGTGTGCCTGGGCGCGGTGGCCGTGCTGGTGCTCGGCCTGGTCGCGATCGTCGCGCTCAACCGCACCGAGACGCCGCTGGCCAACCCCAGCTTCCGGGACGCGCCGTCGTCGCAGGACAGCCCGGCCCCGCTGCCCCCCGGCGGCGCGGGCGCCCCGGCCTCGGCGTCGACGCCGGCGTCCGAAACGCCGTCGCCCAGCGCGACCGGGCCGCAGAAGGTCCTCAAGCTGGCCGACCACCCGATCCTGCAGGACCCGAACGCCGGTCTCCAGAACCGCGTGTGCACGCTCCCGGCCTGGCAGAGCACCCAGGAAGGCGCGGAGGCGTTCTTCACCGCGGCGAGCAAGTGCCTGGACGCGGCGTGGGGCCCGTTCCTCGAGGCCTACCACCTGCCGTTCACGCCGCCGGCCCTGCACTTCCCGACCGGCGCGAGCTTCGAGACCGAGTGCGGCACCATCCAGGTCGGCATCGCGACCGCCGCGTACTACTGCGAAAACAACCTGTACGTCCCGTTCCGCGGGCTGCAGACCGACCAGTACGGCAACAACCCCGGCGTCTACCTGGCCCTGTTCGCCCACGAGTACGGCCACCACGTGCAGGAAGTCGCGGGCCTGATGGACGCGGCCTGGCAGAAGATCTACGAAGCCGGCCAGAACAGCCCCGCCGGGCTGGAGATGTCCCGCCGCAAGGAACTGCAGGCCCAGTGCTTCTCGGGCATGTTCCTGGGCGCGCACGTCGACCAGGGCGGCACGATCAGCCGCGACATGTACAACAAGGCGTGGAACGACCAGGAAACCCGCGGCGACAACACGTCCCGCAGCCACGACCACGGCACGAACGCGCACTACGCGGCGTGGTGGCGAGCGGGCGCGACGAGCAACCGGATCTCCGACTGCAACACCTTCGCAGCGCCGTCGTCCGAGGTCAGCTAG
- a CDS encoding TrkA family potassium uptake protein, translating into MKALRRLPLGSLTDRPDHELVGVLRMPELTVSPLRSIVKRIIGALLALLATVIIVYVDRDGYRDTNGDGLSLLDSLYYATVSLSTTGYGDIAPATASARLVNVLVITPLRVLFLIVLVGTTLEVLTERSRQAFKIQKWRTKVRDHTVVVGFGTKGRSAVNALLGDENVAPGQIVVVDTDQQALDAASALGLVAVHGSATRSDVLRVAAVQHARAVVVAPNRDDTAVLVTLTARELAPKAHIVASVREAENVHLLKQSGANQVVVSSETAGRLLGMATSTPLVVDIMEDLLTPESGLAIAERAVEPAEEGGSPRHLPDLVLGLVRDGVLYRVDAPQADAIEPGDKLLYVKKVTQAEKIEQR; encoded by the coding sequence ATGAAGGCCCTGAGGCGGTTGCCGCTGGGCAGTCTCACCGATCGGCCGGACCACGAGCTCGTCGGCGTCCTGCGGATGCCCGAGCTGACGGTCAGCCCGCTGCGGTCCATCGTGAAGCGGATCATCGGGGCGCTGCTCGCGCTGCTGGCCACCGTGATCATCGTCTACGTCGACCGCGACGGGTACCGCGACACCAACGGCGACGGCCTGTCCCTGCTGGACAGCCTGTACTACGCCACCGTCTCGCTCTCGACCACCGGCTACGGCGACATCGCGCCGGCCACGGCGTCCGCCCGGCTGGTGAACGTCCTGGTGATCACGCCGCTGCGGGTGCTCTTCCTCATCGTCCTGGTCGGGACCACCCTGGAAGTGCTCACCGAGCGCTCCCGCCAGGCGTTCAAGATCCAGAAGTGGAGGACGAAGGTGCGCGACCACACGGTCGTCGTCGGGTTCGGCACCAAGGGCCGGTCCGCCGTCAACGCGCTGCTCGGCGACGAGAACGTCGCCCCGGGCCAGATCGTCGTCGTCGACACCGACCAGCAGGCCCTCGACGCGGCGAGCGCGCTGGGCCTGGTCGCCGTGCACGGCTCGGCCACCCGCTCCGACGTCCTGCGCGTCGCCGCGGTGCAGCACGCGCGCGCGGTCGTCGTCGCCCCGAACCGGGACGACACGGCGGTCCTCGTCACCCTCACCGCCCGCGAGCTGGCGCCCAAGGCGCACATCGTGGCGTCGGTGCGGGAGGCGGAGAACGTCCACCTGCTCAAGCAGTCGGGCGCCAACCAGGTCGTCGTCTCCAGCGAGACGGCCGGGCGGCTGCTCGGCATGGCGACGTCGACGCCGCTGGTCGTCGACATCATGGAGGACCTGCTGACCCCGGAGTCGGGCCTGGCGATCGCCGAGCGGGCGGTCGAGCCCGCCGAGGAGGGCGGTTCGCCGCGGCACCTGCCCGACCTCGTGCTCGGCCTGGTCCGCGACGGCGTCCTCTACCGCGTCGACGCCCCACAGGCCGACGCCATCGAACCCGGCGACAAGCTCCTCTACGTCAAGAAGGTCACGCAGGCGGAGAAGATCGAGCAGCGGTGA